One genomic window of Halorubrum hochsteinianum includes the following:
- a CDS encoding cryptochrome/photolyase family protein, translating to MELFWHRRDLRVADNVGLAAATGAGVEGADRGPAAAVFVFDPDVLDHASDVRVRRLLDGLAALRDDYRERGSDLLVARGDPENVLPRLAEALDAERVVWNRDYSGLARERDAGVRRALDAVDVEREAHQDAVLHDPDAIRTNAGDPYSVYSYYWKKWTDRAKDDPRPAPTTEGLVDADALAAAVGSEARADGGAAVDRVAVGDLPTPADLGFAEPDAETGPAGTAAARERLSAFLDEAVFAYEAERDYPAKEATSRLSAFLKYGEIGVREAYAATADAMSEAESDDRPDDAPEQVEEFQQQLAWREFYTQVLFHNPEVVTENFKTYEEGIEWRDDPEEIGAWKRGETGYPIVDAGMRQLREEAFMHNRVRMIVASFLTKDLLADWRHGYDHFRDRLADHDTANDNGGWQWAASTGTDAQPYFRIFNPMTQGERYDPDAEYIKEYVPELRGVDADLIHEWHELSPTRRANAAPEYPAPVVDHSERREEALAMYKRARGEDPEE from the coding sequence ATGGAGCTGTTCTGGCACCGGCGGGACCTCAGAGTCGCCGACAACGTCGGGCTCGCGGCCGCGACGGGGGCCGGCGTCGAGGGGGCCGACCGAGGGCCGGCCGCGGCCGTGTTCGTCTTCGATCCCGACGTGCTCGACCACGCGAGCGACGTGCGAGTGCGCCGCCTGCTCGACGGCCTCGCCGCGCTGCGCGACGACTACCGCGAGCGCGGGAGCGACCTGCTCGTCGCCCGCGGCGACCCGGAAAACGTCCTTCCGCGGCTCGCGGAGGCGCTCGACGCCGAGCGCGTCGTCTGGAACCGCGACTACTCCGGGCTGGCGCGCGAGCGCGACGCCGGCGTGCGGCGGGCGCTCGACGCCGTCGACGTCGAGCGCGAGGCCCACCAAGACGCGGTCCTCCACGACCCGGACGCGATCCGGACGAACGCGGGCGATCCCTACTCGGTGTACAGCTACTACTGGAAGAAGTGGACCGACCGCGCGAAGGACGATCCGCGTCCCGCGCCGACCACGGAGGGGCTCGTCGACGCCGACGCGCTGGCGGCCGCGGTCGGGTCGGAGGCCCGCGCCGACGGGGGCGCTGCGGTCGACCGGGTCGCCGTCGGCGACCTCCCGACGCCCGCCGACCTCGGCTTCGCTGAGCCGGACGCCGAGACCGGTCCCGCCGGCACCGCCGCCGCCCGCGAGCGGCTCTCTGCGTTCCTCGACGAGGCGGTGTTCGCCTACGAGGCCGAGCGCGACTACCCGGCGAAGGAGGCGACCTCGCGGCTCTCGGCGTTCCTGAAGTACGGCGAGATCGGCGTCCGAGAGGCGTACGCGGCGACCGCCGACGCGATGAGCGAGGCGGAGTCGGACGACCGGCCCGACGACGCCCCGGAACAGGTCGAGGAGTTCCAACAGCAGCTCGCGTGGCGGGAGTTCTACACGCAGGTGCTGTTCCACAACCCCGAGGTGGTGACGGAGAATTTCAAGACCTACGAGGAGGGGATCGAGTGGCGCGACGACCCCGAGGAGATCGGCGCGTGGAAGCGCGGCGAGACGGGGTATCCGATCGTCGACGCCGGGATGCGACAGCTCCGCGAGGAGGCGTTCATGCACAACCGGGTGCGGATGATCGTCGCCTCCTTCCTCACGAAGGACCTCCTCGCGGACTGGCGGCACGGCTACGACCACTTCCGCGACCGTCTCGCGGACCACGACACCGCCAACGACAACGGCGGCTGGCAGTGGGCGGCCTCGACGGGGACCGACGCGCAGCCGTACTTCCGCATCTTCAACCCGATGACGCAGGGGGAGCGCTACGACCCCGACGCCGAGTACATCAAAGAGTATGTGCCGGAGCTGCGCGGCGTCGACGCCGACCTGATCCACGAGTGGCACGAGCTGTCGCCAACCCGGCGCGCGAACGCCGCGCCGGAGTACCCGGCACCGGTCGTCGACCACTCGGAGCGCCGCGAGGAAGCGCTGGCGATGTACAAGCGGGCGCGCGGCGAGGACCCGGAGGAGTAG
- the mvaD gene encoding phosphomevalonate decarboxylase MvaD gives MTGKATARAHPIQGLVKYHGMRDEELRLPYHDSISLCTAPTATTTTVEWQPDASEDTYVIGGEEVDGRAAERIDMVVDHVRELAGVDAAVRLESENSFPSNIGFGSSSSGFAAAALALVEAAGLDRSLPEVSTIARRGSSSAARAVTGAYSRLDAGLNDEDCRSHRLDVGVSEDGFDPEEDLRIVAAHVPAYKETEEAHREAAASHMMQARTAHVQDQLVEMTDALRAGEFDRIFETAEHDSLSLTATTMTGPAGWVYWQPETIAVFNAVRELRESGVPVYFSTDTGASVYVNTVADHVDEVESRIAEVGIDTDVWEVGGPARVLDESEALF, from the coding sequence ATGACCGGCAAGGCCACCGCGCGAGCCCACCCGATCCAGGGGCTCGTCAAGTACCACGGGATGCGCGACGAGGAACTGCGACTCCCGTACCACGACAGCATCAGCCTCTGTACCGCCCCGACCGCGACGACGACCACCGTCGAGTGGCAGCCCGACGCGAGCGAGGACACCTACGTCATCGGCGGCGAGGAAGTCGACGGGCGGGCGGCCGAGCGCATCGACATGGTCGTCGACCACGTCCGCGAACTGGCCGGCGTCGACGCCGCCGTGCGGCTGGAGAGCGAGAACTCCTTCCCGTCGAACATCGGCTTCGGGTCCTCGTCGTCCGGGTTCGCGGCGGCCGCGCTCGCCTTAGTCGAGGCCGCCGGACTCGACCGCTCGCTCCCGGAGGTCTCGACCATCGCCCGCCGCGGCTCCTCCTCTGCGGCCCGCGCCGTCACCGGCGCGTACTCGCGGCTCGACGCCGGACTCAACGACGAGGACTGTCGCTCTCACCGGCTCGACGTGGGCGTGAGCGAGGACGGCTTCGACCCCGAGGAGGACCTCCGGATCGTCGCCGCGCACGTCCCCGCGTACAAGGAGACCGAGGAGGCCCACCGCGAGGCCGCCGCGAGCCACATGATGCAGGCGCGGACCGCCCACGTTCAGGACCAGTTGGTCGAGATGACCGACGCGCTCCGCGCGGGCGAGTTCGACCGGATCTTCGAGACGGCCGAGCACGACTCGCTGTCGTTGACCGCCACGACGATGACCGGCCCGGCGGGCTGGGTGTACTGGCAGCCCGAGACGATCGCCGTGTTCAACGCGGTCCGCGAGCTCCGGGAGTCGGGCGTCCCCGTCTACTTCTCGACGGACACGGGCGCGTCGGTGTACGTCAACACGGTCGCGGACCACGTCGACGAGGTGGAGAGCCGGATCGCGGAGGTCGGTATCGACACCGACGTGTGGGAGGTCGGCGGTCCCGCGCGCGTCCTCGACGAGAGCGAGGCGCTGTTCTGA
- a CDS encoding DEAD/DEAH box helicase codes for MDDAIEWLRNRPFYEGQIADHRRLPAREPEFADVDLEPRLADALADRGVDRLYRHQADAIEAVRDGDDVVLATETASGKSLAYTVPAFEAAMDRGARTLYIGPQNALIADQEESLSDLAAGLGFGSRVSVDSYTGRLSRSEKRDVRDRRPTVLLSNPDMLHYALLPYAGRLWDWFFSSLEYVVIDEVHSYRGVFGSQVALTLRRLARTCERFGSSPQFVCCSATINNPVDHVATVTGRDPEGIALVDEDTSGRGPRDWVLWNPPEYDDDWQERGSGRRKSSHTESKRLFVDLVTAGQQTLAFTRARQTAEQYATDSASDLRERGERDLAGKVGAYQAALTDDRRREIESDLHAGDLRGVWSTSALELGVDVGGLDAVVLDGYPGTRMSAHQRAGRAGRGDDPALVVMVGGEDQLDQYLIRNPGDFFDAPPEDAICDPENGQLMPGHVACAADENWLSPEDERFFGDSFPGVVADLTDEGVLNRREAAAGTRWVHAGGSSPQQSVNLRTAEEREISLIERSSGETVATLGFADALRDAHPGAIYHQQGRTYEVVELDLDRDVAELQQSWADYYTQVRSDKDIVVNDDLDERTLSARPDVPVRFADVTVTEQITGFVRKDAATGESLGESTLDLPETTLRTKALYFPVPEDVEREMRALGDPLDGDAETPGASGDLASDGGSTGDGDGEPIPGGEYAFNGGIHAAEHGIISLFPFHLLCDRADVGGISTPHHPHTEGPAVFVYDGYPGGVGLTRRGHGRIEELMTRTARLIDSCDCEDGCPACVQSPHCGNGNDPLAKAPAVSLLESLTGTRTDG; via the coding sequence GTGGACGACGCCATCGAGTGGCTGCGGAACCGCCCCTTCTACGAGGGACAGATCGCCGACCACCGGCGGCTCCCGGCCCGCGAGCCGGAGTTCGCCGACGTCGACCTCGAACCCCGGCTCGCCGACGCGCTCGCGGACCGCGGCGTCGACCGGCTGTACCGGCACCAAGCCGACGCGATCGAGGCGGTCCGCGACGGCGACGACGTCGTCCTCGCGACCGAGACGGCGAGCGGCAAGTCGCTCGCGTACACCGTCCCCGCCTTCGAGGCCGCGATGGACCGCGGCGCGCGGACCCTCTACATCGGGCCGCAGAACGCGCTGATCGCGGACCAAGAGGAGTCGCTCTCGGACCTCGCCGCCGGGCTCGGCTTCGGGAGCCGCGTCTCCGTCGACTCGTACACCGGGCGGCTCTCTCGGTCCGAGAAGCGCGACGTGCGCGACCGCCGCCCGACCGTCCTCCTCTCGAACCCGGACATGCTCCACTACGCGCTGTTGCCCTACGCCGGGCGGCTGTGGGACTGGTTCTTCTCGTCGCTGGAGTACGTCGTGATAGACGAGGTGCACAGCTACCGCGGCGTGTTCGGCTCGCAGGTCGCGCTGACGCTTCGCCGGCTCGCGCGGACCTGCGAGCGGTTCGGCTCGTCGCCGCAGTTCGTCTGCTGTTCGGCGACGATCAACAACCCCGTCGACCACGTCGCGACGGTCACCGGCCGCGACCCCGAGGGGATCGCCCTGGTCGACGAGGACACCTCGGGCCGCGGCCCGCGCGACTGGGTGCTGTGGAACCCGCCGGAGTACGACGACGACTGGCAGGAGCGCGGGAGCGGTCGCCGGAAGTCGAGCCACACCGAGTCGAAGCGGCTGTTCGTCGACCTCGTCACCGCGGGCCAGCAGACGCTGGCGTTCACCCGGGCGCGACAGACCGCGGAGCAGTACGCGACCGACAGCGCGAGCGACCTCCGCGAGCGGGGCGAGCGCGACCTCGCCGGGAAGGTCGGCGCGTATCAGGCCGCGCTCACCGACGACCGCCGCCGCGAGATCGAGTCGGACCTCCACGCCGGCGACCTCCGGGGCGTCTGGTCGACGAGCGCCCTCGAACTCGGCGTCGACGTGGGCGGCCTCGACGCCGTGGTGCTCGACGGCTACCCCGGCACGCGCATGTCCGCCCACCAGCGCGCGGGGCGGGCCGGCCGCGGCGACGACCCCGCCTTGGTCGTGATGGTCGGGGGCGAGGACCAGCTCGACCAGTATCTCATTCGCAACCCGGGCGACTTCTTCGACGCGCCGCCGGAGGACGCGATCTGCGACCCGGAGAACGGTCAGCTGATGCCCGGGCACGTCGCCTGCGCGGCCGACGAGAACTGGCTCTCGCCCGAGGACGAGCGCTTCTTCGGCGACTCGTTCCCGGGCGTCGTCGCCGACCTCACCGACGAGGGCGTCCTGAACCGGCGCGAGGCCGCGGCGGGGACGCGCTGGGTCCACGCCGGCGGCTCCAGTCCGCAGCAGTCCGTGAACCTCCGCACCGCGGAGGAGCGCGAGATATCGCTGATCGAGCGGTCGAGCGGCGAGACGGTCGCGACGCTCGGCTTCGCCGACGCGCTCCGCGACGCCCACCCCGGCGCGATCTACCACCAGCAGGGCCGCACCTACGAGGTGGTCGAACTGGACCTCGACCGCGACGTGGCCGAGCTCCAGCAGTCGTGGGCGGACTACTACACGCAGGTGCGCTCCGACAAGGACATCGTCGTGAACGACGACCTCGACGAGCGCACGCTCTCCGCGCGCCCCGACGTTCCGGTCCGGTTCGCGGACGTGACGGTGACGGAGCAGATCACGGGGTTCGTCAGGAAGGACGCCGCCACCGGCGAGTCGCTCGGCGAGTCGACGCTCGATCTCCCGGAGACGACGCTGCGGACGAAGGCGCTGTACTTCCCGGTCCCCGAGGACGTCGAGCGCGAGATGCGGGCCTTGGGGGACCCGCTCGACGGCGACGCCGAGACCCCCGGCGCGAGCGGCGACCTCGCGTCGGACGGGGGGTCCACCGGGGACGGCGACGGCGAGCCGATCCCGGGCGGCGAGTACGCGTTCAACGGCGGGATCCACGCCGCGGAGCACGGCATCATCTCGCTGTTCCCGTTCCACCTGCTGTGCGACCGCGCCGACGTCGGCGGCATCTCGACGCCGCACCACCCCCACACCGAGGGACCGGCGGTGTTCGTCTACGACGGGTATCCGGGCGGCGTCGGACTCACGCGCCGCGGGCACGGCCGGATCGAGGAGCTGATGACCCGGACGGCGCGGCTCATCGACTCCTGCGACTGCGAGGACGGCTGTCCCGCCTGCGTCCAGTCGCCGCACTGCGGCAACGGGAACGACCCGCTGGCGAAAGCGCCGGCCGTCAGCCTGCTCGAATCGCTCACCGGGACGCGAACCGACGGGTGA